gtattttgttgaggatttttatattaatgtgcATTAGGAATATTGGTctacaggtttgtttgtttaatttgtttttcttgtagtgtcttggCCTGGCTTTTGTgtcaaggtaatgctagcctcacaaaatgagttaggaagtattccctccttttcaatttttggagaagtttgagaaatattgatattaatttttaaatgtctggtagaattcacctgtgatgccatctggtcctgggcttttctttgtcaagagttttttgattactgattcaatctccttactagtcattggtctattcagattttgtttcttcatgacagtcttggtaggttttgtgtttctggaatttgtccatttcacctaGAATATCCGGTTTGTTGGCATACAACTTTTTAGagcactctctttttttttaaagattttatttatttatttatttgagagagagagtgaggagaaacagcatgaaaggggagagggtcagagggagaagcaggctccccgctgagccgggagcccgatgtgggacttgatcctaggactccgggatcatgacctgagccgaaggcagtcgcttaaccaactgagccacccaggcaccctagagcACTCTCTtataaatccttttttatttctgtagaatcagTAGTAATgctccactttcatttctgattttaataatttgagtctcctctctttttttcttagtccatcTAGCTAAAGTTTGGTCaatctttgttgatcttttgaaagaatcacttttggtttcattgttttttctgttgtttttctattttcaattttattcatctctgctctaatctttatttccttccttctgctaattaTGAGtatagtttgttcttctttttctagttccttaagttaCAAAGTTAGGTTGATGATTTGAGATCTGTcttgttttgttaatgtgtttataattataaatttccCCCTTAGCACTGATTTAgctgtatcccataggttttgataTGCTATAATTTTGTTGAAAttcatctctaagtattttctaatttcccttctgATTTCTTTGGTCCGTTGGTTATTAAAGAGTGTGTTAATTCACATAGATTTGCGAATTTTCCTGTTTTAcctctgttattgatttctacctTCATTCTGTTGTGGTCAGATAAGGTATCTTGTATGATATCCATCTTTTAAAATCAGCTGAGacttgggctgcctgggtggctcagttggttaagcagccagctcttgatttcagctcaggtcatgatcttagggtcctgggatcaagcccagcatcaggctccatgctcagtggggagtttgcttgaggattctctcacttcctctcccccagcacacttgctctatctctgtctctctctcaaaatataaatttttaaaataaaaaaataaaatagagacttaatttgtggcctaacatatagtctatcctggaaaatgtcccatgtgcactggagaatgtgtatgctgttgttgggtagagtgttctgtaaatgttaaatctagtttatttaatttattaagttCTCTATTTCCTTACTTATCTTCTAtctagttgttctatccattattgagagtggagtattgaagtctccaactattattataGAACTGTGtgtttctcccttcaattctctatttgctttgtatattttgatgGTGTGTTAGTAGGTGGATAAATGTTTACAGTTGTTTGGGCATCTTTATTTTTGGCAGAACATCTAGCAGAATGTTTGGCCTtcagtaattatttctttaatccactaataatttattaaaagtttttgaTAGCAAAAATGATAAAGGCCTAAGTAGAGAAGTTCTATTATTTTCTGAAAGGTGATAAAGCATAAAATCTggtaaattccttttttaaaagactttcagAGAATCTGTAGAACCTGCAAACCCTCCcacaaagaaaatgtgaacacAGAGATGGAAGgcaattttactttatatttgtgGCATCACCACCATGATGTTTCATGAAAACAAGCGTTGCCATGGGGTTAGTTGAAATTCCCACTGTATTCacttgttattatttcttttccaagCAATCAAGTTGAAGAAACGTTCCCACTACTTAAAGAGGTACCTGCAAACTATATTTATTCAACCATCCCAATGGGATTTTCCCTTAGTAAATCTGCTACTCAGGTATCTGCTATGCATATGGATTCAAAAGTGGATGATCATTTGATGCGAGGGACTGAGAAAAGCAAGTTGAAACCAGTGACTCAATTATTTCAAAACACCAAGAAAATAAGATTAGAAGACACAAACCAAGAACACTTTACAAGAAGTAAAGAGATTGGCTCAGGATCTCTTTCAGAGAAAACCTTGGGTTCTGTggtatatgttaaagaaaatgatGGAATAGAAATGACAGATGTGGAATGAAGTTATTTGTACATACTGCCAAAGAAACCAGAATTTGCTTTTGACTAAGAGAGCATGTTGAATGAGAACTTAACCTTATCAGAAAAACctaacaaaatgaaggaagacACTTGCTTATTTTTCACTATTTATGAATCATGTTAGACTTCACTTTTTTGATACATATTCAAAAAAGTTAatgttttaggggaaaaaaactttccaaaattcAAAGCAAAATTTTCTGGTATTACATTctatccttgtcaaaaatcagaatttttgaaTAACAGTATTTAAATGgtaccaaaatattttaattgtaatatatttctttaacAAGTGATAAAAAACAGTGCCCAAACAATCTGACATCTGTATTTCACACTATGTGTGGTATaccaattttgtaaaatttatagtTTGGGATTTTGCTTTAGGGTATTTTATCTTTCTGcatttttgcatttctgttcTGTAAAAGATCACTTCAGGTAAACTCTACAAAAGACCAGTACCTTGAGAagcatttcacattttaaatcatccttttaaaactgttttcccCCACATTGAATTCatttcaaaattacaaaatagTTATTTCCAAGTTTAATAGTTTACCTTATAGATACTGCCATTTTATActactaatatttaatataagcaGCCTATTGTTAAAAAATATTCGTGTTTTATATGTATCAGTTTGCTGTTCTTATGAAATGTCTAGTAGTTTGAGACAGCAGTATTGTCCCAGGTATTGTGAGATGAAATTGAAACCATTTTGTGTCTGGACATATAGTGACCTGTAACTATATTATGTATGTTTTGAACATTTTCCTCTACTTTAATATTTATTGGCTATTTCTAATGCCCAGTTGTGAGTAATCTCCataatattcataaaaacaaagatgaaaaggcATCTTCTTTTAGGGgaagcaatattttataaatcagaaaaatacaaatgtgatATATTTGTAGGGAATATTGAGCTTAGAGctaaataaaattgttgaatgGGACATAAGCCAATAGGATGATGCTTTTTATCATTTACAGAACATAATtctttgggagagaaaaaaactCAAGTCTTTCATTTGTTCACCTAACCTGGCACTGTGCTTGTTGCTGGGGATATAGTGGTGAATAAAATAGCCACTGCCATCATAGTGTTTACTGTCTGTCTGCCAGGGAAGATAGAACATCAGACAGTAATTATGTAAGATACAAATTATGATGTGCcatgaagaaaaagtaaaatgtccAAAAGGACAGGACACATAACACATAAACCTGATTTTTAATTGTGGAACTAGGAAGTTTTCCCTAAGGTCATGTCATTTATAGCTTTTGCAGTGACATAGTTGTCCAAGTAAGATGATGGTAATGGTCAAGGTCTTGAGAAGGGGAAGGGTCCTGGTGAAGGTTAGTGGGACAGAATGATGGTTTGAAAGTGAGaagtaaggaaaaagaaaggaactccAGCTAAAAAGGCTATGCACGGAGGTTCTCTGGGGGAAAAGACTGAGCTCAGGATCATGGTTTTGGGACATAACGCAGTTTCCAAAGCAAGTAGACAGTTATATGTatggaactaaaaataaaaattttgaagtagTATACAGAAATGGTATTGAAAGCCTTGGGAATGAATGAGATTGCTTAAGGTGAATGTATAGTGTGAGCTAAAGTCTTGAGGAACTCAAACATTTAGGACCTGGTCAGCATGGGGGAGCTAGCAAAGGGAACTGAGGAGTTGGCAGTGAGATGGTAAAAAACTAAGACAAGGTAATGTCAAGACTGCTCACAGTAGTTGTTACAGTGGAGGTAGTCAACTGAAAGGTCAGACAAGGATGGAAAGGTCCATTGGATCTAGCAATATGAAATGTCACAGTAACCTTAGCAAAAaccactttccttcttttttttttttttaacaggggCTTGGCTCAGATATttacagctttgtttttcatCTCCCTGAATGTCAAACAGAACATTTGATAGTCATGTTGGATGTTGAATTTGGGATAATCTTTCATTGTACATGATGCCTCCTGCATTGCAGGATGTGAAATACAGTAGCACACTCCAGTCACTGAGActataaaaaatgcaaacattaatTACCCTCATTGAGAACCATTGCTGCCAAGACAACAGAAAATTGGAATCCCCAAATCCAATCTAAGCCATAGTTTTAGCAGCCCACTCAAGAAGGGAAATCCAAAAAGACTTCCTGGAAGAAGGTGGAATGGAACAAGCTTAATAAGGACAATAACCTCACTTAGATGTTTTGGGAGAATTCTGTAAGTGGTATCTTAAAGGGACTACTTTTCAGAATTCTGTTGTTTCTAATAAGATAGCAAATTCCCCATATAAAGTGTAGTTCAGCAGAAATAAGGATGTTAGGAGACTTTAAATCCAACATATCCATAAAATAAGGTATCTAAACCTATTATACATGCATTGGTGTTATCATGGATGCTATAATAAAAGCTTTCATTTATTGAGCTAGTGTGTGACTGTCTTAATTGGGACTCCCTAGAAGCTGCCTGAGACAGGGATTCAGGTGCACATGATTTTTAAGAGTGTACTCTTTAGGAAAAGGCAGTGAAGGAAGCAAGATAGGGAAACAGGAGGAGTCAGCTAAGGATGAGAGCTCAGATAAATTCTTGGTCTGATCCACAGGGTGCCCTGGAAAGACCAGATAGCACAGTTGTCCCATTACTCACTTTGAGGCAAAGGGGGGATTATTGTACCCCCTACCAGTCTGGCCTTGGTTGCCACCACAAAGCCAAAGAGGGAGGCTAGAGGAGCACGGAGGTAGCATGAATCACTCAGGTGTCTCTGGGCACAACAGCTCCTAGCTCACAGCAGCTGGAAAATGGATGCATGGACTAAGGGGTAAAGGGAACATGGGTAGGGCACTAACAGTCTTTATTACAGTGTCAGACACctaacatatattattttccttttattttgaaacaaggtcaaatttacagaaaagttgctaGTACAAaggcctttccctctccccacaacCATTTGAGAATAAGTAGCTGACCTCATTCTTCAGCCCTGAATACTTTAAtgatttaaagaattttatttattcttt
Above is a window of Halichoerus grypus chromosome 10, mHalGry1.hap1.1, whole genome shotgun sequence DNA encoding:
- the C10H2orf15 gene encoding uncharacterized protein C2orf15 homolog: MGFSLSKSATQVSAMHMDSKVDDHLMRGTEKSKLKPVTQLFQNTKKIRLEDTNQEHFTRSKEIGSGSLSEKTLGSVVYVKENDGIEMTDVE